GGCGAGCACCGTGCCGGGCTCGAGGTCCGTCTTGTTGAGGATCACCGCGGCGGGAAGGTCGTTGGATTCGGCCACCACGAGCAGGCGGTCAATCAGCTGCGGGATGGGCACCGGGTCGATGGTCGCCGTGACCACCAGGACCTGGTCGATGTTGGCCGCCACCGGGCGGGTGCCGCGCCCCTCGGGCACCCGGCGCGCCAGCAGGCTCCGGCGCTCCTCTACCACGGCGATGCCCATCATGCCGCCCTCGCCCTCGAGGTCCAGGCCCACCCGGTCGCCGACCACCACCCGCGGGGTGTCCCGCTTCACCTTGCCCCGGAGCACCGCGCGGACTTCGCCGTCCGCGGTGAGCACCCGGTACGCGGCGCCGTCGCGCTCGAGCACCGTCCCGCTTACCACGTGCCGGGATCGCGACCGATGGCGTCGTCCAGGGCGGCCTTCACGTCGTAGAGGGAGAGGGCGCGGATCCGCTCCTCGGCCTCGGGGGCGCTGCGGCCCCAGGCGAGGATGCCGGTCTCGACATGCCCGCTGGGCCGGTCACCGGCCTCGGACCAGCGCACGAAGAGGAGGGAGGCGCCGTGCCGGCCCAGCTCGTCCGGCGCGTCGTCCACGTAGATGCCGACCGAGTAGGGCTGGCCGTCGTGCCCGGTGAACGCGGCGGCCCGCCCGTGCCGGTCCATGTAGCCGCCCAGGGTGGCTTCGGACATCGCTAGTGCCGCACCGCCTCGCGCATCACGTTGCCCAGGATGAATGCGATGTTCGCCGGCCGCTCGGCCAGGCGACGCATCAGGTAGGGATACCACTGCGTCCCGAACGGAACATAGACCCGCACGTTGAACCCGGCGCCCCGCAGCTCGTCCTGCAGGTCCCGGCGGACCCCGTAGAGCATCTGGAACTCGAACCGCGCCGGGTCGATCCCCTGCGCCTTCGCAAAGCTCCGCGCATGGGCGATGATCGCGGCGTCGTGGGTGGCCAGGCCCGGGTAGTTGCCCCGGAGCATCAGCTGCTCCATCAGGGTCACGTAGTGCCGGTCCACGTCGGCCTTGTCGGGAAAGGCCACCTCGGGCGGCTCGAGGTACGCGCCCTTGCAGAGCCGCACCCGTGCCTTCGCCTCGACCAGGCGCGCCACGTCCTCGGTGGAGCGCCGCAGGCACGACTGGATGACCACCCCCACGTGCGGCCCGAAGGCAGGATAGACCTTCTGGTAGAAGAAGTCGAGCGTCCGCTGGGTGTAGGCGGAGCCTTCCATGTCCAGCCGGACGAAGCTGCCGCGCGCCTTGGCCCGCTCGAGGATCGCCGTCATATTGGCCAGGCAGGCGTCGGCGCTGATGTCGAAGCCCATCTGGGTGAGCTTCACCGAGACGTTGGAATCGACCCCGGTCTCGCCGATCCGGTCGAGCATCTGGAGGTAGGTGTCCCGGGCCTGGGCGGCCTCCGACTCCCGGGTGATGCTCTCGCCCAGAAGGTCGAGCGTCGCGGTGATCTTCCGCCGGTTGAGCTCACGGGCCGCCTCCACCGCGGTGTCCACGGTCTCCCCCGCCACGAAGCGCGAGGCGAACTTCCGGGCCAGCGGGTTGCTGCGGACAAAGCGGAACACCTGCGGCTGCTCCGAGAGCCAGAGTAGGCCGGTGCGCATCATGTCAGGACATCCTCGAGGGGGCGTGCATGGGGGCAGAACGATATCCGGCGGCCGCGACGCCTACAAGCGATGAATAATCATGCGCGCTGACCCCGTCCGGATCGCGATGTGGTCCGGCCCGCGCAACATCTCCACCGCCATGATGCGCGCGTGGGAGAACCGCCCCGATGCCTGGGTGGTGGACGAACCCCTCTACGCCCACTACCTGACCCAGGTTGCGGTGGCGCACCCGGGCGTGGACGAGGTCATCGGCCACCACGAGACCGACTGGCGCCTGGTGGTCGCCGGCCTCACCGGGCCCATCCCCCACGGCCGGGCCATCTACTACCAGAAGCACATGGCGCACCACTGGCTCCCCCACCTGCAGGGCGAGTGGCTGCTGGCGCTCCGGAACGCCTTCCTCATCCGTCATCCGGCAGAGATGCTGCCGTCGCTGAGCGCCAAGATGGGGCTCCCCATCCTGCGCGATACCGGGCTGCCGCAGCAGCTGGAGCTGTTCCGCTTTGTCCGGGCCCGCACCGGCGTCACCCCGCCGGTGCTCGACGCCGAGGACGTGCTCCGGGACCCGCGCGGGCTGCTGGGGGAGTTCTGCGCTCGAATGGAGGTGCCGTTCAGCGAGCGGATGCTGGCGTGGCCGGCGGGACGCCGCGCCACCGACGGCATCTGGGCCCGGCACTGGTACGAGGCGGTGGAGCGCTCCACCGGGTTCGAGCCCTGGCAGGCGCGGCCCCGGCAGGTGGGACCGGAGCTGGAGCCGCTGCTGGCGGAGTGCCTGCCGCTCTACGAGGAGCTGTACCGGCACCGCCTGGGGGCCGGCGCCTGAGGGCCGGCCCCCGGGAGGGCGGCGATCACATGGCGTGCTGCGCCGCGACCTGATCGGCGACCGCACCCAGGTGCGCGAACATCGCCTGGGCCGCCGCCACCACTGCCTCGCGCGCCGGGGCCGCCAGCGACAGGCCGTTCATGGCCTGCTTGTAGGCCGCCCAGCGCTCGGGCTGCACCGTCCCATACGGGTCCAGCGACTGCAGCCCGGCCCGGCTGCCCTCCGGGAGTTCGAGCCCACGCGCCACCATCTTCACCAGGAACCGCCCGCCGTTGGTGCTGCCCTCGGTCACGTAGAACGCGCCGAGCAGTTCCTCGGGCGTCGCCTGCGCAATCCAGGCGTGGGCGAGGAGGGTCGCCGGGAGCGGCTCGGGCCGGAGCGAGCCGCCGAAATGGGTCAGGTCCGCCTCCAGGTCGGGCACCCGGAGGCGGGACGCGACCTCGAGCCCGGCCCAGGCCGGGTGGGCGGCGGCGGCGCGCACCAGGGCCGCCTCGAGCACCCGATGCACCAGCAGGAGCTGCTCGAGGTTGGCGACATACGGGGCCCGCGCGATGGTCCCGCGCCCGATCGACCGCATCAGGGGGCGGGCCTCCGCGGCCCGGTGCGCCACGGCGGTGGTTTCGCGGAGCTGATCCATGATGGAAACGGCGGCGGTGGTGGTCATCAGCGATTCCAGGCGAAGAGCGTGAGTCCCGTGCCGGCGGCGAGCCAGAGCAGCCCCTTGATCAGGAAGAACAGGAACGCCGCGGTCATCCAGCGACGCCCCGTCTTGGGGATGGGACATTGAGAACGATTCTCAGGTGAATTTGGCACGGGTTCATCATACGGCGGAATGCCGAGGCTGTCAATCGGCTATGGCGGGTTCTGCCCGGAGACCGGCCACTTGCGCCCCGATCCACCTCACGGGAACATCCTCCACCCCCCAACCCCGCGACCCATGCAACAGCGCTTCGACCCCCGCAATCGCGACCTCCTCGTCAACATCAACGGCGCCCTGATGCACCGCGACCAGGCGGGGGTGAGCCCCTTCGACTCCGTGGTCCAGGGGGGCGATGCCGTATGGGAGGGGCTGCGGCTCTACCAGGGGCGGATCTTCCGCCTCACCGAGCATCTCGAGCGGCTGCGGCACTCGGCGCTGGCGCTCGCCTTCACCCAGATCCCCGCCGCGGCCGCCATCACCGAGGAGATCCGGAAGACCCTCGCCGCCAACGGCATGACCGACGGGGTCCACATCCGGCTCACGCTCACCCGCGGGATCAAGGTGACCAGCGGCATGGACCCGCGGCTCAACCAGGCCGGCCCCACGCTCATCGTCCTGGCGGAGCACAAGCCGCCGGTCTATGCCACCTCGGGGCTCAGCCTGGTGACCGCCTCGATCCGGCGCTTTCCGCCCGACTGCCTCGATCCCAAGATCCACCACAACAATCTGCTGCAGTCCATCCTGGCCAAGATCGAGGCCAACGTCGCCGGGGCCGACGACGCCCTGATGCTCGACACCCGCGGCTTCATCGCGGAGACCAACGCCACCCACCTGTTCTTCGTGGAGGGCGGCCGGGTCCGCACCCCGCGCACGGTGGCCTGCCCCGAGGGGATCACCCGCGCCACGGTGATCGAACTCTGCCAGGAGCACGGCCTCCCGCTCGAGATCACCGACCTCTCGCTCACCGAGGCCTACCGCGCCGACGAGGCCTTCTGCTCCGGCACCATGGGGGAGCTCGCCGCGGTGACGACGATCGACGGCCGGAGGATCGGTGCGGGCACGGTGGGCCCGATCACCGAGCGGCTCGCCGCCCTGTTCCGGGAACTCACCGGCCGCGAGGGCACGGTGGTGGCGGGCTGAGGGCCCGGGCCGGCGGCTAGGGGAGAAACCGCCCCCGCAGCTCCGGGGGCAGCATCGGGCAGGAGCCTTCCGGCCGGGCAAAGAGCCGCCCGCGCACCCGCGCGATGCCGTCGTAGCCCCCGTCGAGCAGCCAGGTGGGGAGCAGCCCCAGGATCCGGGCCAGCACCCGCCACCCGCCGCCCAGCCGCTCCGCGATATGGAGCGCCGCCCGCGACCGGACCAGGGTCCGCCCGTCGGCAGTGCGCACGATGACGCTGTCTGGGAGTTCGCCCCGGCGCGCCGGGTCGTAGGCCGCCTGGAAGGTGCTCCCCTGGAGCGGGGCGTAGCGGAACCGGGTGCCCTCGAGGTCCCGCGCCAGCACGAACTTCACCGACCGGTGACAGAGTCCGCAGCCGCCATCGTAGAACATCAGGTCTGGTGCCGGGGTCATGGGCGGGTCCCAGGGGTGAAGGGTGCCTTGAAGACGCGCGAATGACGTCCGCATGACACCCAAACTGGTATATTGCGCCATCCCATGACCACCCCCCCATCACTTGGCATCCTGGAGCTGAGCGACCGCGGCGCCGGCTTCGTCCGGCGGCGGCAGTGCAGCTACCTCCCCGAAGACGGCGACTACTACGTCCCCCCCCGCCTGGTGGGCCAGTACGGCCTGCGGACCGGCGATGAGCTCTGGGGGGAGCTGGGTCGCTCCCCCGGCCGCGGCAAGGCCGCGCCGGTCGAGTCCCTCTCGCTGGTCAATGGCCGGCCTCCCGACGAGATGCGCCGCCGGCCCGCCTTCGGCAGCCTCGGCGCGATCCACCCCGACGCCCCGCTCCGGCTCGACTGCGGCCTGCGCCGCTACGGCCAGCCCGACTACACCAACCGGGTGATCGACCTGCTCTGCCCCTTCGGCAAGGGGCAGCGCGCCCTGATCGTGGCCCCCGCCAAGGCGGGCAAGACGATGGTGCTCCAGGCGGTGGCGGAGGGGATCGCCAAGAACCACCCCAACGCCCTCCTCCTCATCCTGCTGGTGGATGAGCGGCCCGAGGAGGTCACCGAGATGGAGATGATCGGCTTCGGCGAGGTGGTGAGCTCCAGCTTCGAC
The Gemmatimonadota bacterium DNA segment above includes these coding regions:
- a CDS encoding biliverdin-producing heme oxygenase, producing the protein MTTTAAVSIMDQLRETTAVAHRAAEARPLMRSIGRGTIARAPYVANLEQLLLVHRVLEAALVRAAAAHPAWAGLEVASRLRVPDLEADLTHFGGSLRPEPLPATLLAHAWIAQATPEELLGAFYVTEGSTNGGRFLVKMVARGLELPEGSRAGLQSLDPYGTVQPERWAAYKQAMNGLSLAAPAREAVVAAAQAMFAHLGAVADQVAAQHAM
- a CDS encoding DUF393 domain-containing protein, with translation MTPAPDLMFYDGGCGLCHRSVKFVLARDLEGTRFRYAPLQGSTFQAAYDPARRGELPDSVIVRTADGRTLVRSRAALHIAERLGGGWRVLARILGLLPTWLLDGGYDGIARVRGRLFARPEGSCPMLPPELRGRFLP
- a CDS encoding proline dehydrogenase family protein; protein product: MMRTGLLWLSEQPQVFRFVRSNPLARKFASRFVAGETVDTAVEAARELNRRKITATLDLLGESITRESEAAQARDTYLQMLDRIGETGVDSNVSVKLTQMGFDISADACLANMTAILERAKARGSFVRLDMEGSAYTQRTLDFFYQKVYPAFGPHVGVVIQSCLRRSTEDVARLVEAKARVRLCKGAYLEPPEVAFPDKADVDRHYVTLMEQLMLRGNYPGLATHDAAIIAHARSFAKAQGIDPARFEFQMLYGVRRDLQDELRGAGFNVRVYVPFGTQWYPYLMRRLAERPANIAFILGNVMREAVRH
- the rho gene encoding transcription termination factor Rho, which produces MTTPPSLGILELSDRGAGFVRRRQCSYLPEDGDYYVPPRLVGQYGLRTGDELWGELGRSPGRGKAAPVESLSLVNGRPPDEMRRRPAFGSLGAIHPDAPLRLDCGLRRYGQPDYTNRVIDLLCPFGKGQRALIVAPAKAGKTMVLQAVAEGIAKNHPNALLLILLVDERPEEVTEMEMIGFGEVVSSSFDFPAERHVAVAELTLERARRRVEMGEDVVLILDSITRLARAYNTVERGTGRTMTGGLDSSALEKPKRFLGSARRIDESRGGGSLTIIGTALIDTGSKMDQVIYEEFKGTGNSELTLSRELAERRIFPAIDLKASGTRREELLLPPPLLAVATTLRSRTAPMTPVDAMQQVLTLMRRSATNAELVAQVD
- a CDS encoding aminotransferase class IV, translating into MQQRFDPRNRDLLVNINGALMHRDQAGVSPFDSVVQGGDAVWEGLRLYQGRIFRLTEHLERLRHSALALAFTQIPAAAAITEEIRKTLAANGMTDGVHIRLTLTRGIKVTSGMDPRLNQAGPTLIVLAEHKPPVYATSGLSLVTASIRRFPPDCLDPKIHHNNLLQSILAKIEANVAGADDALMLDTRGFIAETNATHLFFVEGGRVRTPRTVACPEGITRATVIELCQEHGLPLEITDLSLTEAYRADEAFCSGTMGELAAVTTIDGRRIGAGTVGPITERLAALFRELTGREGTVVAG
- a CDS encoding HAD family hydrolase produces the protein MWSGPRNISTAMMRAWENRPDAWVVDEPLYAHYLTQVAVAHPGVDEVIGHHETDWRLVVAGLTGPIPHGRAIYYQKHMAHHWLPHLQGEWLLALRNAFLIRHPAEMLPSLSAKMGLPILRDTGLPQQLELFRFVRARTGVTPPVLDAEDVLRDPRGLLGEFCARMEVPFSERMLAWPAGRRATDGIWARHWYEAVERSTGFEPWQARPRQVGPELEPLLAECLPLYEELYRHRLGAGA